From the Gramella sp. Hel_I_59 genome, one window contains:
- a CDS encoding aspartate kinase gives MKVLKFGGTSVGSAENIRNVSSMIRKIEGDKLLVLSAMSGVTNLLVELASSVEQRDQVKIDESLEALFLRHEHEIEILFNSVDDRNEVFDILQAELSELRYIASQEFSKENECRILTTGETILTRIFSFYLTKNAIYNKWLNARDFMQVANPENPDTELVGNLLQSQLNSQTDESIYITQGFVRINDRGEISTLNRGGSDFTATIIGAAVNASEIQIWTDINGLHNNDPRVVENTFPVAQLSFEEAAELAYFGAKILHPQTISPVIDKNIPVFLKNTFKPSDPGTCISSISETKGLKAISAKDNITAIKIKSNRMLMAHGFLRKIFEVFDKYETAIDMITTSEIAISLTIDNVLNLEPILSELNAYGEISVDRDHSIICVVGEGLIDDRGTPRLFEILDDVPVRMISYGGSNNNISLLVDTKYKTAALQNLNKKLFRRAFEAIV, from the coding sequence ATGAAAGTTTTAAAATTTGGAGGTACTTCAGTAGGTTCCGCAGAGAATATCCGGAATGTATCAAGTATGATTCGAAAAATTGAAGGGGACAAGTTATTGGTACTGTCTGCTATGTCTGGTGTGACAAATCTTCTGGTAGAACTTGCTAGTAGTGTAGAACAGAGAGATCAGGTTAAGATCGACGAAAGTCTGGAAGCTCTGTTTCTTAGGCATGAGCACGAAATTGAAATACTGTTCAATTCCGTAGATGATAGAAATGAAGTTTTCGATATTCTTCAAGCCGAACTTTCAGAGCTGCGATATATCGCTTCTCAGGAATTCAGTAAAGAAAATGAGTGTAGGATATTGACAACTGGAGAAACAATTCTTACCAGGATCTTCAGTTTTTATTTGACAAAAAATGCTATATACAACAAATGGTTGAATGCCAGGGATTTCATGCAGGTTGCTAATCCTGAAAATCCAGATACGGAACTCGTTGGAAATTTGCTTCAGTCTCAACTGAATTCGCAGACTGACGAATCCATTTATATAACTCAGGGATTCGTAAGAATAAATGATCGCGGAGAAATTTCGACCCTTAACAGGGGAGGTAGTGATTTTACTGCAACGATCATTGGAGCCGCTGTAAATGCTTCTGAAATACAGATCTGGACCGATATTAATGGTTTGCATAATAATGATCCCAGGGTAGTGGAAAACACATTTCCGGTAGCTCAGCTAAGTTTCGAGGAAGCAGCAGAGCTAGCCTATTTTGGTGCAAAGATCCTTCATCCCCAAACCATATCGCCGGTTATCGATAAAAATATCCCTGTATTTCTAAAAAACACTTTTAAACCATCAGATCCTGGTACCTGCATTTCTTCGATTTCCGAAACGAAAGGTTTGAAGGCTATTTCAGCGAAAGATAATATTACAGCTATCAAAATTAAATCCAACAGGATGTTGATGGCTCATGGTTTTCTAAGGAAGATATTTGAAGTTTTCGATAAATATGAAACGGCAATTGATATGATCACCACCTCAGAAATAGCCATTTCACTCACTATCGACAATGTTTTGAACCTTGAACCTATTCTGAGCGAACTCAATGCTTATGGAGAGATTAGTGTGGATCGTGATCACAGTATCATTTGTGTGGTTGGTGAGGGACTAATTGACGATCGTGGAACTCCAAGATTGTTCGAAATTCTGGATGACGTGCCGGTTAGAATGATCTCTTATGGAGGAAGCAACAATAATATCTCACTCTTAGTAGATACAAAATATAAGACTGCCGCTTTGCAGAATCTAAATAAAAAATTGTTCAGAAGGGCTTTTGAAGCCATTGTTTGA
- a CDS encoding GreA/GreB family elongation factor — translation MSRGFVKEEDQEEPVIIPPRAAIPDGVTNYVTPNGLQELHVELKELEKERSNISIQDDTEKRRAQGLIDGKIKLLAERIQSSRILKPEEQAQDEIRFGAHIKLKNLDSSQIQKFQIVGVDEANIKKLKIAFVAPIARAVTGKKLGETVDFKLGDETRKLEVLEIKY, via the coding sequence ATGAGTAGAGGATTTGTAAAGGAAGAAGATCAGGAAGAACCAGTGATCATTCCACCAAGGGCAGCGATACCAGATGGAGTTACAAATTATGTGACACCAAATGGGCTACAGGAACTACACGTGGAATTAAAGGAGCTTGAAAAGGAGCGATCGAATATAAGTATCCAAGACGATACAGAAAAAAGAAGAGCGCAAGGTTTGATTGATGGAAAGATCAAATTACTGGCTGAAAGAATTCAATCTTCACGTATTTTAAAACCCGAAGAACAGGCACAGGATGAAATTCGGTTTGGAGCGCACATCAAATTGAAGAACCTCGATAGTTCACAAATTCAGAAATTCCAGATCGTTGGAGTGGATGAGGCAAATATTAAAAAACTAAAAATTGCATTTGTAGCACCAATTGCCCGGGCAGTTACAGGTAAGAAACTTGGTGAAACTGTAGATTTTAAACTCGGTGATGAAACACGAAAGCTTGAAGTTCTTGAAATAAAGTACTAG
- a CDS encoding SLC13 family permease codes for MSLEIIVLFVIILGVIVLFALEVFPVDKIAFIILGLLLLTDLVSPEEAISGFSSPATITVLSLMIIAIGLEDNGVIDLLAQGMRKLKGLPLLIMIPVFMFIAGSISAFINTTAVVLVFMKIIDELAEKYDIPSSKLLLPVSFAGIIGGSCTLMGTSTNLIVNAVAVKRGVERFGFFEFSWYGVIFMLITIALVSLMAGFLPKKKPSDLNSVYKLDEFITKGIVSETSKLIGKNLRDIFGDEKDSIEVIRLKRKGVINDHPGRYTTLKLGDQLLLRCSIEQLIQLKEEGDLTIIRNSEAEAVKPIVNEASEIEENIQLVEILMLPNSPLIGKSIKTVGWYDLHGAVPLAIRKRRSFRNPKRRIFNKKSDDIDLRVGDRLLVEVTQNDLHELQKMDNISILQNHEEISLVSKKKRSLSLGILILVIALSAFSIFPILKSAVIGCFLMILLKCIDLGKIYTQVNWQIIFLLAGMIPLGVAMSNTGADDWISTNLLLLFDGKPNYSIIGLLFLVTMFLSGFISNNATAIIIAPIAITIATKLQLDPKPFILAVLFASNFSFFTPVGYQTNTIIYGMGIYKFKHFLIIGGALSIVLWIAATFLLSRQL; via the coding sequence ATGAGTCTGGAAATCATTGTTCTTTTCGTGATCATCCTTGGTGTGATCGTTCTGTTTGCTCTGGAAGTATTTCCGGTAGATAAGATCGCATTTATTATTCTGGGCCTTTTATTATTAACAGATCTGGTTTCTCCGGAAGAAGCCATTTCAGGTTTTTCCAGTCCCGCTACGATCACGGTACTTAGTCTAATGATCATAGCGATAGGACTCGAGGATAATGGTGTTATAGATCTCCTCGCCCAGGGAATGAGAAAATTAAAAGGTCTGCCCCTGCTTATTATGATCCCGGTTTTTATGTTTATCGCAGGAAGTATTTCTGCTTTTATAAATACGACAGCTGTAGTTTTAGTCTTTATGAAGATCATCGATGAACTGGCAGAGAAATATGACATTCCCAGTTCAAAATTATTACTACCGGTTTCTTTTGCAGGGATTATAGGTGGCAGCTGTACACTTATGGGAACTTCTACGAACCTGATTGTTAATGCGGTGGCCGTTAAAAGAGGTGTCGAGCGCTTCGGATTCTTCGAATTTAGTTGGTACGGAGTCATTTTTATGCTCATAACTATTGCTCTGGTAAGTTTGATGGCGGGATTTCTTCCGAAGAAAAAACCCAGCGATCTTAATTCGGTTTATAAATTAGACGAGTTTATTACGAAAGGAATCGTTAGTGAAACCTCAAAACTGATTGGCAAAAATCTTCGGGATATCTTCGGCGATGAAAAGGATTCTATTGAAGTGATCAGGCTCAAACGTAAAGGAGTTATTAATGACCATCCAGGTAGATATACTACTTTAAAACTTGGTGATCAATTGCTACTTAGATGCAGTATAGAACAGCTTATACAACTGAAAGAAGAAGGTGATCTTACGATTATCAGAAATTCTGAAGCTGAAGCTGTGAAACCAATCGTGAACGAGGCTTCAGAAATTGAAGAAAACATTCAGCTGGTAGAAATACTAATGTTGCCTAACTCGCCTTTAATTGGTAAGAGTATTAAAACCGTGGGTTGGTATGATCTTCATGGAGCCGTTCCATTGGCGATCAGGAAAAGAAGAAGCTTCAGAAATCCAAAAAGAAGAATATTCAATAAAAAGTCTGACGATATTGACCTTCGGGTTGGGGATCGTCTTCTGGTGGAAGTAACGCAAAACGACCTTCATGAACTTCAGAAAATGGACAATATTAGCATTCTGCAAAATCATGAGGAAATTAGTCTTGTATCTAAAAAGAAACGTTCCCTTAGCCTCGGAATTTTAATTCTTGTAATTGCATTATCCGCTTTTTCTATATTCCCAATTCTGAAAAGTGCCGTGATTGGCTGTTTTTTAATGATTTTGCTGAAGTGTATCGATCTCGGAAAAATCTATACGCAGGTAAACTGGCAGATCATTTTTCTACTGGCAGGAATGATCCCGCTAGGTGTGGCCATGAGCAATACCGGGGCAGATGACTGGATCTCCACCAATCTCTTACTACTATTCGATGGCAAACCTAATTACAGCATTATAGGATTACTATTTTTAGTAACCATGTTCCTTAGCGGATTCATCTCTAACAATGCTACGGCGATCATCATAGCGCCCATAGCAATCACCATCGCAACGAAGTTACAACTGGACCCAAAACCATTTATTCTGGCAGTGCTTTTTGCCTCGAATTTCAGCTTCTTCACTCCGGTGGGTTACCAGACCAATACGATCATCTATGGAATGGGAATTTACAAGTTCAAGCATTTCCTGATTATAGGCGGTGCTTTATCGATCGTGCTTTGGATTGCGGCAACCTTCTTACTCAGCAGGCAGTTATAA
- a CDS encoding glycosyltransferase family 4 protein has translation MSRLLIIGYVWPEPNSSAAGARMMQLIQFFRERNFHITYATSARRSENMADLEALGVTSQEIQPNNDEFDVFVQELDPQIVLFDRFMMEEQFGWRIDKFCTDALKILDTEDVHSLRKVRETILKSGQEFDDVYLDADITKREAAAIYRCDISLIISEFEMKLLIEKLKIPEHILFYLPFMMETVSSEINSYTERKDFISIGNFLHEPNWRAVLNLKENIWPLLSKLVPDAQLHIYGAYPSQKVWNLHNKAERFLVHGRAENALKVMSDARVCLAPIQFGAGLKGKLAEAMACGTPSVTTKIGSEGMAGDLEWNGFIEDDPAQFVESAKMLYIDEQLWKKKSEQGSKILKERFDQDIHQARFDRILTMTLKQLPQHRKENFTGLMMKHHLQRSTYFMSRFIQMKNSIN, from the coding sequence ATGTCCAGGTTACTCATCATTGGTTACGTATGGCCAGAACCCAATTCCTCAGCTGCAGGAGCCAGAATGATGCAATTAATCCAATTTTTCAGAGAGCGTAACTTTCATATTACCTATGCAACTTCAGCAAGAAGATCAGAAAATATGGCAGATCTTGAAGCCTTAGGCGTTACCAGCCAAGAGATTCAGCCAAATAATGATGAGTTTGACGTTTTTGTACAAGAGCTGGATCCTCAAATTGTTCTTTTTGATCGTTTTATGATGGAAGAACAATTTGGATGGAGAATTGATAAATTTTGCACCGATGCTTTAAAGATTCTGGATACCGAAGATGTACATTCCCTGAGAAAAGTCAGAGAAACTATTCTGAAGTCCGGTCAAGAGTTTGATGATGTTTATTTAGACGCTGATATTACAAAACGGGAAGCTGCGGCCATCTACAGGTGTGATATTTCTTTAATTATTTCTGAATTCGAAATGAAGCTGTTAATTGAAAAGCTGAAGATCCCTGAGCATATACTCTTCTACCTGCCATTTATGATGGAGACTGTTTCTTCTGAAATTAATAGCTACACTGAAAGGAAAGATTTTATAAGTATTGGTAATTTTCTTCATGAACCAAACTGGAGAGCAGTTCTAAATTTAAAGGAAAATATCTGGCCTTTACTCAGCAAACTAGTGCCAGATGCCCAGTTACATATTTATGGAGCCTATCCTTCCCAGAAAGTATGGAATTTGCATAATAAAGCCGAAAGATTTCTAGTTCATGGCCGGGCAGAAAATGCTCTGAAAGTAATGAGTGATGCCAGGGTTTGCCTTGCTCCTATTCAATTTGGTGCTGGATTGAAAGGTAAATTAGCGGAAGCAATGGCCTGCGGAACTCCTTCAGTAACCACAAAAATTGGTAGTGAAGGAATGGCTGGAGACTTAGAGTGGAATGGATTCATTGAGGACGATCCTGCTCAATTTGTTGAATCAGCTAAAATGCTATATATCGATGAGCAACTATGGAAGAAAAAAAGTGAACAGGGTTCAAAGATCCTGAAAGAACGATTCGACCAGGACATTCACCAGGCAAGATTCGATAGAATATTAACCATGACTCTCAAGCAGCTTCCGCAGCATAGAAAAGAGAACTTTACGGGTCTAATGATGAAACATCATCTCCAACGAAGCACTTATTTTATGTCCAGATTCATTCAAATGAAAAACTCTATAAATTAG
- a CDS encoding OmpA family protein, with translation MRKVITATVLTAGLLTSCVSKKKYVELEGQLNDTRSTLQKTQVEKEEIEEKYARIEERVADYNSKINSLRTENEGMMEMNDLTVMSKKTKEKMKSTIAKIDPEKVKGAETLEDSINLAVSYNLKQNISEGADADDIDINVDETVVMINVSDKLLFGSGSYRVTKEAQPLLKKLAEVINSEPAMEVMIEGHTDDRTMVKESYLQDNWDLSVRRATSIVRILQDKYNVEPSKLIAAGRSSYQPLVDNTNKDNMAKNRRTRIVIIPNLDKFFAMLESDGTMADTE, from the coding sequence ATGAGAAAAGTAATCACAGCTACCGTATTAACCGCAGGTCTTTTGACCTCATGTGTTTCTAAAAAGAAATATGTTGAATTAGAAGGACAACTTAATGATACAAGAAGTACACTTCAAAAAACGCAGGTTGAGAAAGAAGAAATTGAAGAAAAGTACGCACGTATAGAAGAACGTGTTGCTGATTATAATTCCAAGATCAATTCTCTTAGAACGGAGAATGAAGGAATGATGGAAATGAATGATCTCACCGTAATGTCTAAAAAGACAAAAGAGAAAATGAAATCCACTATTGCTAAGATCGATCCTGAAAAAGTTAAAGGAGCAGAAACTTTAGAGGATAGTATAAACCTTGCGGTTTCTTATAATCTTAAGCAGAATATTTCTGAAGGTGCTGATGCAGATGATATTGATATCAATGTAGATGAAACAGTTGTGATGATCAATGTATCAGATAAATTATTATTTGGTAGCGGAAGTTACAGGGTTACAAAAGAAGCTCAGCCACTCCTGAAGAAATTAGCTGAAGTAATTAACAGCGAACCAGCTATGGAAGTTATGATCGAAGGTCATACCGATGATAGAACTATGGTAAAAGAATCCTACCTTCAGGATAACTGGGATCTAAGTGTTCGAAGAGCAACTTCTATCGTGAGAATTTTGCAGGATAAATATAATGTAGAGCCTTCAAAATTAATTGCTGCCGGAAGAAGTAGTTACCAGCCATTAGTTGATAATACTAATAAGGACAATATGGCTAAAAACAGAAGAACCCGAATCGTAATTATCCCTAATCTGGATAAATTCTTTGCAATGCTGGAATCTGATGGGACTATGGCTGATACTGAATAG
- a CDS encoding 3D domain-containing protein: MLYSKYTYRLKKSAILISGFILMIYLTACTAFDGNKNVEDWDTICVTATAYNSVEYQTQNNPRITAWGDTLKPGMNAIAVSRDLLKMGLDYNSPIKIEGFDSVFYIKDKMHYRWKKRIDIYMGQDVSKAKDFGKKQLNIAYLFQKDSLKK; encoded by the coding sequence ATGCTGTACTCTAAATATACGTACAGGCTTAAAAAATCTGCGATTTTGATTTCCGGGTTTATTTTAATGATCTATCTAACTGCCTGTACGGCATTTGATGGTAACAAGAATGTTGAAGACTGGGATACCATTTGTGTGACGGCAACCGCTTATAACTCGGTAGAATATCAAACTCAGAATAACCCTAGAATTACTGCTTGGGGAGATACATTAAAACCAGGTATGAATGCGATCGCAGTTTCGCGCGATCTTTTAAAGATGGGACTAGACTATAATTCACCCATCAAAATAGAAGGTTTTGACAGTGTTTTCTATATCAAAGACAAGATGCACTACCGTTGGAAAAAAAGGATTGATATCTATATGGGACAGGATGTTTCAAAGGCAAAAGATTTTGGGAAGAAGCAGCTAAATATTGCTTACTTATTTCAGAAGGATTCGTTGAAAAAATAG
- a CDS encoding peptidylprolyl isomerase produces the protein MSQVKQNDAVKVHYTGKLEDGQVFDSSIERGEPIEFTLGEGQLIPGFEEGLIGMEVNEKKTINISKDEAYGDPKEELIQEVQKNQLPEELKPEVGMPLVSKGPDGREINLVITDVKDETIVVDANHPLAGKDLIFDLEVVEIK, from the coding sequence ATGAGTCAAGTTAAGCAGAATGATGCCGTAAAGGTACACTACACAGGAAAACTAGAAGACGGACAGGTTTTTGACAGTTCAATAGAACGTGGAGAACCTATCGAATTCACTCTAGGTGAAGGACAATTAATTCCTGGATTTGAAGAAGGCCTTATCGGTATGGAAGTTAACGAGAAGAAGACTATCAACATATCTAAAGATGAAGCTTACGGAGATCCAAAAGAAGAATTGATCCAGGAAGTTCAAAAAAATCAACTTCCAGAAGAACTTAAGCCAGAAGTTGGAATGCCATTGGTATCTAAAGGACCTGATGGTCGTGAGATCAATCTGGTAATTACAGATGTAAAGGATGAGACCATCGTAGTAGATGCAAATCACCCTCTAGCTGGAAAGGATCTTATTTTTGATCTGGAAGTAGTTGAGATCAAGTAA
- a CDS encoding transporter substrate-binding domain-containing protein: protein MMSYSRFTILFLCFISFCSNSLIAQDSLSSETNKVVIGISETAPFVEKHNGKFRGLSIASWKMVNEELQLDYEFKEYKDLGSLLDGIEAGEVDFSINPVTVTDNRMHRMEFSQPYFISHTSVAKRSESQTLRHLKNLFSWEFFSIIGLLLLVIFIFGFLVWVFERKQNKEEFGGNLRGILQGFWWSAVTMTTVGYGDKSPRTLGGRIIGLIWMFMAVIIISSFTAGIASSLTVKGINEDISNIQDLDRFEVTTIRSSSSQELLDLYNIETDLVNNGMEALDKLTNQETALVVYDEPILRYHIEQMSLESELEIIEQSLKKDYYSYAFPKNSEYRDLIDPVLVRILKSMEWASIVKDYN, encoded by the coding sequence ATGATGTCTTATTCCAGGTTTACTATCCTGTTTCTATGTTTTATCTCCTTTTGCAGCAATTCGCTTATCGCTCAGGATAGCCTTTCTTCGGAAACGAATAAAGTGGTCATAGGTATTTCTGAAACCGCTCCTTTTGTTGAGAAACATAATGGTAAATTTAGAGGTCTTAGTATAGCTTCCTGGAAAATGGTCAACGAGGAATTACAATTAGATTACGAATTCAAAGAGTATAAGGACCTTGGAAGTTTACTCGATGGTATAGAAGCAGGTGAGGTGGACTTCAGTATCAATCCGGTCACAGTGACAGATAATCGTATGCATCGTATGGAATTCTCTCAACCATACTTTATCTCTCATACCAGCGTTGCCAAAAGATCTGAATCTCAAACTCTAAGACATCTTAAAAATCTATTTAGCTGGGAGTTTTTCTCTATTATAGGATTGCTTTTACTTGTCATATTCATTTTCGGTTTTCTAGTATGGGTATTTGAAAGAAAACAGAATAAGGAAGAATTTGGAGGCAATTTAAGGGGTATTTTACAGGGATTCTGGTGGAGTGCAGTGACAATGACTACAGTGGGATATGGAGATAAATCACCTCGAACACTTGGTGGAAGAATCATTGGTCTTATCTGGATGTTTATGGCTGTTATTATCATATCGAGTTTTACGGCCGGGATCGCCTCTTCATTAACTGTAAAAGGTATCAACGAAGATATTAGCAATATTCAGGATCTCGATCGATTTGAAGTAACAACTATAAGAAGCTCCAGTTCCCAGGAATTATTGGACTTATATAATATTGAAACAGATCTTGTGAATAACGGAATGGAAGCTTTAGACAAACTTACCAATCAAGAAACCGCTCTCGTAGTCTATGATGAACCTATACTTAGATACCATATAGAACAAATGAGCCTGGAGAGCGAACTGGAAATCATTGAGCAAAGTTTAAAAAAGGATTATTACAGTTATGCTTTTCCCAAGAATTCTGAATATCGTGATTTAATCGATCCTGTACTGGTTCGTATTCTGAAATCAATGGAATGGGCTAGCATTGTGAAGGATTACAATTGA
- a CDS encoding OsmC family protein, producing MIRKGSAEWKGSLKEGKGTVSLESGVLKDEQYSYKTRFENGNGTNPEELVGAAHAGCFSMQLSAFLSEDGYEPNQVATTSEITFEDGEITKSHLILTADVPGIDKDTFDKIANKAKESCPLSKLLKAEITLEYDLK from the coding sequence ATGATAAGAAAAGGATCAGCGGAGTGGAAAGGCTCTTTAAAAGAAGGAAAAGGAACAGTTAGTCTTGAGAGCGGAGTTCTTAAAGATGAACAATACTCATATAAGACACGTTTTGAAAACGGGAATGGAACAAATCCAGAAGAATTGGTTGGTGCAGCACACGCAGGTTGTTTCAGTATGCAACTATCCGCTTTTCTTTCTGAAGATGGATATGAACCAAACCAGGTAGCTACGACAAGTGAAATCACATTCGAGGATGGAGAGATCACAAAATCTCATTTGATCTTGACCGCAGATGTACCAGGAATTGATAAAGATACATTTGACAAGATCGCTAATAAAGCCAAAGAAAGCTGTCCGCTTTCAAAATTGCTTAAAGCAGAAATCACATTGGAATACGATCTAAAATAA
- a CDS encoding Gfo/Idh/MocA family oxidoreductase, with product MSKFSFQNNSNTRRDFIKKSAVAASGFMIVPRHVLGGPGFTAPSDKLLIAGIGVGGKGESDIMSFYKSGKAEIAFLCDVDDRRAAASRKAFPKAKYYKDYREMFDKESKNFDAVSVSTPDHNHAVQTMAAMERGKHVFVQKPLTHDIYEARKLTEAAKEYKVVTQMGNQGASGDGVRKMKEWYDAGLIGEVQEVNVWTNRPVWPQGIPWPKTSSAIPSELDWKLWLGTAPHKEYVDGLVPFNWRGWWDYGTGALGDMGCHLIEPPFSVLDLKYPKEVECSVGSVYVDEFQRGYFPDSCPPSSHVIMSFDGKTPGADDIKLHWMDGGIKPMRPEELGPEETFGDGGNGALIIGTKGKMMCGTYGLNPRLLPTSKTDEVNVAETYERVPNGMDGHYAQWVEAAIAGYGNKKLSSPFDIAGPLTESLLIANLAIRGYDIQNRKKDANGKDQIIYPGRDLKMIWDSENMKVTNFDEANQFVKREYPEGFTLS from the coding sequence ATGAGCAAATTTTCCTTTCAGAATAATTCAAATACCAGAAGAGATTTCATTAAAAAATCTGCAGTTGCAGCTTCAGGATTCATGATCGTTCCCAGGCATGTACTGGGTGGACCTGGTTTTACTGCACCAAGTGATAAATTGTTGATTGCCGGGATTGGAGTAGGAGGTAAAGGGGAATCAGATATCATGAGTTTCTACAAAAGCGGCAAAGCTGAAATAGCATTTTTGTGTGATGTAGATGACAGGCGAGCGGCAGCTTCCCGAAAAGCTTTTCCAAAGGCGAAGTATTATAAGGATTACCGTGAAATGTTTGATAAAGAATCTAAAAATTTCGATGCAGTAAGTGTTTCAACTCCAGACCATAATCATGCTGTACAAACTATGGCTGCTATGGAACGCGGAAAACACGTATTTGTTCAGAAACCACTTACACATGATATTTATGAAGCCAGAAAGCTAACAGAAGCAGCTAAAGAATATAAGGTAGTTACTCAAATGGGTAACCAGGGTGCTTCAGGAGATGGGGTGCGCAAAATGAAAGAATGGTATGACGCAGGTCTTATTGGAGAAGTACAGGAAGTAAATGTATGGACGAATAGACCAGTATGGCCACAAGGAATCCCATGGCCGAAAACTAGCAGTGCAATTCCTTCTGAACTGGACTGGAAATTATGGCTTGGTACTGCACCACATAAAGAATATGTGGATGGATTGGTTCCTTTTAACTGGCGTGGCTGGTGGGATTATGGAACTGGTGCTCTTGGGGATATGGGTTGTCATCTTATCGAACCGCCTTTTAGCGTACTGGATCTTAAATATCCAAAAGAAGTTGAATGTAGTGTTGGAAGTGTATATGTAGATGAATTTCAGAGAGGTTATTTCCCGGATAGCTGTCCTCCTTCAAGTCATGTAATTATGAGCTTTGATGGAAAGACTCCGGGTGCTGATGATATCAAACTTCATTGGATGGATGGCGGTATCAAACCTATGCGACCTGAAGAATTAGGTCCTGAAGAAACATTTGGAGATGGAGGCAATGGTGCCTTGATCATTGGAACTAAAGGTAAAATGATGTGTGGTACCTACGGACTTAATCCTCGATTACTACCTACCTCAAAAACAGACGAGGTAAATGTAGCTGAGACCTACGAACGTGTACCTAATGGCATGGATGGTCATTACGCTCAATGGGTGGAAGCGGCTATTGCAGGGTATGGCAATAAAAAACTGAGTTCGCCGTTCGATATCGCAGGTCCTTTGACTGAATCTTTATTGATAGCAAATCTCGCCATTCGAGGTTATGATATTCAGAATAGGAAAAAGGACGCGAACGGTAAGGACCAGATCATCTATCCAGGCAGAGACCTTAAGATGATCTGGGATTCAGAAAATATGAAAGTCACCAATTTTGATGAAGCAAATCAATTTGTTAAACGAGAATATCCTGAAGGATTCACTTTATCTTAA
- a CDS encoding N-formylglutamate amidohydrolase, producing the protein MKIVITCEHATNAIPPEYVYLFVEQKDVLNTHEGYDPGAYDLYNYLEPLSNASYAQDIGRLLIETNRSLHHPKLFSRFSKILEHSKKSEIIEKHYSPYRRHVENIILDFHKLNLTVLHLSIHSFTPVFNDLERNCDIGILYDPKVWLEKQWSEQFKSSLTEESKYRVRKNYPYHGKADGFTTYLRKRFTENYIGIEIEVNQKFVSRNIMQESMKETIYKSIELCIKKAP; encoded by the coding sequence ATGAAAATAGTAATTACCTGCGAACATGCTACGAATGCAATTCCGCCTGAATACGTTTATTTATTTGTAGAGCAGAAGGATGTTCTAAATACTCATGAAGGTTATGATCCCGGCGCTTACGATCTTTACAATTATTTAGAACCTTTATCAAATGCCAGCTATGCGCAGGATATTGGAAGATTACTAATTGAAACTAATAGATCTTTACACCATCCTAAGCTATTTTCCAGGTTCTCAAAAATTCTTGAGCATTCTAAGAAGAGTGAAATAATCGAAAAACACTATTCACCTTACCGTCGTCATGTTGAGAATATAATTCTGGATTTTCATAAATTGAATCTCACGGTATTACATCTTTCGATTCATTCGTTTACTCCCGTTTTTAATGATCTTGAAAGAAATTGCGATATAGGGATATTATATGATCCTAAGGTTTGGTTAGAAAAGCAATGGAGTGAGCAATTCAAAAGTTCTCTCACAGAAGAATCTAAATACAGAGTTCGCAAAAATTATCCATATCATGGAAAAGCTGATGGTTTTACTACTTACCTGAGAAAAAGATTTACAGAAAATTATATCGGAATCGAGATTGAGGTCAATCAAAAATTCGTATCCAGGAATATCATGCAAGAGAGTATGAAGGAAACCATTTATAAATCTATAGAACTGTGCATAAAAAAAGCCCCTTAA